AGTCCGAAATCCTTAACACAGTAGTCTCCAAAAGCTCTAGAGATAGCCAATCCGGGGGATTCGTCTTCAGGCAGCCATAACCGGTGCACCCCAGGTTCATCGTCCAAGCAAAATACTCTGCCATTGCACTGCTTTATCCGTTCAGCTTCCTCTGTAATCAACATACAGGCCATAGTGAATCATCTGGTATTTAATACAtcagagagcagaaaagagagcAATATAGAGGAGAATTTATTGGTAGAGAGTGTTTTAAACCGAGCCTATCCGGTACGAATCTGGATTAGTAGGGCCAGTAAATTTCAAGTATGGGATAcctagaaagaaaaagaaagtataGAGGAGGACTTACGAGGTAGATTAGGCTTGAAATCCTTAGTGAGCTGAACTGGCACCAAGTTGCCATCTTCAGACATGGTGGCCAATACAGCGCGTGAGTCGCCAACATTCGCTATAAAAAGAGCCTCACCCTGCAAAACAAAAACTTGGATGATTGAGCAACTTCTGTAGATGAAAAATCAACTCCAGAAGATATGATGCTAGCTAGAATCAACAGGTTACATAAAAGGATAAGGAAGAATAATCTAAGAATGTTGGGTGAAATTATGAACAAGGTAAAATTATTCTTAAAAAAGCCATGACTGGCTAATATCATCAAAAGAACTACTGGTATTACCTGTCTGAGTATTGTCAAAGAAGTGGTACCACTGTAGAATGAATCAATCTTAGgatgttgttccagctcgtgatCTACAGCAGCACATGCCTTGGTGTAGGAATGCTTCCAAATATCGAATTTATCAGAATCCAAATCGAAATCTGAATCAGTTGAAGCCTCGGACAGAATTTCCTGCCAATTGGAAAGCAGAGATGATGGCATTGAATCTCGAACACACTTCGCCACGAAATGGCCCCATGGACCATGCCCATCAAATACTCCACAGAATATCATGTCTTCTTGGCATCCAAATTCCTGCCATGAGCAAGAATCAAAAGGCATTGCCATGAGCTAATATTGAACAAAGAGGAAGACTTATGAGAGAAAAACCATAAATTGGCCAACTGCGGAAGAAAGAATACCTCCCAAACAATGACGCAATCTTGATTCACTCCTTTTTCTCCTCTCTTAGAGAAGACAGAAGCTAAATTCTTAGAACCATCAACATTGACAGTCCCTGAAGACCTTAATATAAAATCATTTTTCTTGGCTCCTTTAGCCATAGCTTCTGCAGCCTCTGTTCCATTGTAATTCCCATTCCCGGAGTTTTCCCTTCCTTTTTTCAATGATAGAGATCTTGCCAATCCATTAAACATGGAAGAAAAATGCCCCATTTCAAGCTTCGTTACACCCTGCAGTGAAAGGTAAAAATTTACAATCAGATTTCATGttctttatatatgttatattaaGTAGAAGTTGGATAATGTCAGCTGAGATAAAGAAGGGGTGTAATCTGACTCAGAAATATTAGAATCCAACTAATGTTTTAAAACATACAACAATCCAAAAATGATGAATCCGGAAGGGATAAAATTAAAACATTGAACAACCTTTTGGTCCTTTTAGCAGTGCAACAAAAGCAGAAAATTATTCAAACTCTTAGATGGAATTTCCAACAACAGAAAATCTCAGAGAATGAACTGATACCCCAAGTTGAATTTCCCCATAGAATCCCTCCCAGTCAAATACTGTATGACTAGACAAAGACAACTGCTTAAAACTTTAACAAGCTTCTTCCACTTCCCTTCTACTGAATCAAATTGAGCAGATTAACACAGAATGGAACAATCTCATTCAACAAATGAGACACAAATTGTTAGAAAGATGTCAGACCATGCGTAAGCGAGAAAACAAAgtccagttttttttttttctgtagtCCACTTTCAAAGAAGCAAAATCCAACAGAAATGTAAACTGTTCCACTAACTAGATTACACCCATACTTAATCAAAACGGGATAAAAAGGAAAAGCTTGTTCAGGACCTTTTGTTTTCTGGCGAAATATGGTCTGAGAAATGAGTTTTTGAAAAGACAAGAGACTTATTTACAGCTGAAAAGCTGACAGTGATAGCCAAAATGGATCACAATGCTTAAGAGGGTAATTTGATTAGATCTTTATACGGGAGAAGAAGACAACAAATATGAGATTTTTCGTATAATATCTGACATACACAAAGGGTACTTTGTACTACTATAATATATTATCCTTTAgaacaaattaaaatataaaaggaAATTTCTGTAAACTCTACATCTATTGTATAATGTCAACTTTAGACTTGGATTTTGTCCAGGTTTTACTTGGGCATTTAATTATCCTACCATCGGGCTGTAGAAAATTAGAAGAAAGTTAGAACGATTCTTTCTTCTTGATATGCTAATGTTCGGTACAATGTGTATGTTTATacaagtatttgaaagataagaAAGAATAATTACAACTATATTTAATTAGAAGTCTTTAATTCCTATATGTTTGTCCATAATCACATGTATTTGCCCATAACTCTAGTTGTAACTTATATTTGGATAAGAAAGTTCTGGAAGGTTTGAGTGTCTTTCAGCTATATCCAATATGCTACATTGAAGTGGACTGGATTTGGACTGCAGTAATAAGCCCAGTTCTTTAATTGTATTGGGTTGCTGATTTATATTTTGTGTATTTGTCTCAAATGTGTGTTGTGTTTGATAGGCCTATGTATGATAGGGTATGATCTTTTATTTTCTAGATCATTCGACAGACCACTTGGTTCTTTCTCTTTCTTCGTCTTTGACTGTATCGCCTCCTTCTTCCCCACTTTAGAGTTTAAGTTGTGTGAAGAAGATTCTGGTCCAACaccccccctcaagttggaggggtGAGAAAGCACACCCAACTTGGAAATGATTGAGTGGTGTAGAGGTCCAGAAAAGGGTTTAGTAAATATATCTGCGAGCTGAGATGTCGAAGGAACAAACGATAAAGAGATCAAGCCGGCGAGGAACTGTTGACggacgaagtgacaatcaatttTTACGTGCTTCGTCCGTTCGTAGAAGACTCGTTTTTTGCTATGTGAATAGCCGCCTGGCTATCAGAATGAAGAGAAACTGGCAAAGAGAGGGGAACTGAGACATTTGTGAGAAGGCGTACAAGCCATGTGAGTTCTGCAACGACCTTCTTCATAGATCGGTACTCGGCCTCTGCAGAAGATAGGGAGAGTGAAGATTGTTTCTTTGATTTCCATGAAACAGGGGATCCTCCGAGGTTGATGTAAAAGCCACTTACTGAGCGACGTGTCTCCGGACAGGACCCCCAATCCGAGTCACAAAAGGTGAGCAATTGAAAAGAGGGGTCTGAATTCATAAAGAGCACAAGCCCCGGTGAAGATAGCAAATATCGGAGACATCATAAGGCAGCATCAAAATGAGGTCGACGCGGGCTTTATATATATTGGCTCAGATGCTGAACGACGAATGAGAGGTCAGGGCGAGTATGGGTTAAAAAATTGAGCTTGCCTAATAGTCGCCTGTAGATTGTTGGATCATGAAGAGGCTCACCAACATCGGCACGAAGCTTGCAACTAGGGTTTAAAGGAGATGAAGCTGGACGTGAATCAAGGACATCAAATTCAGAAAGAAGGTCTAAGGTGAACTTTCTCTGACTGATAATTAGTCCCTGTTTTTCTCGTAATATTTCCTTCCGAGAAAATAACTAGCCTCTCCAAGATCTTTAACTTTGAATTCTGAATTAAGAAATGATTTTAGACTAGAAAGCTCTGTAAGATCATCACCCATTAGAAGTATGTTATCTACATAAATAGCAACAATAGAAATTCCAGAAGCtgtctttttgaaaaataagGAATAGTCGTTAAGAGAATGGGAATAGCCTTTGAAATTGAGGGCACCAGTAAGTCTTGTGTACCACTGACGTGAAGCCTGTTTAAGTCCATATAAGAACTTTTTTAGTCTGCAAACATGGTTAGTGGAAGGTGAAGTTATTCCTGATGGAAATCTCATGTATACCTCTTCTTGTAGATCACCATTAAGAAATGCGTTATTGACATCTAATTGAAATAATTTCCAATTCATTTTGACTGCGACTGCTAAAATGCATCTAACAGTGGTCATTTTGACTACTGGACTGAAAGTCTCATTGTAATCGATTCCTTCCCTTTGTATGTCCCCTCGGATAACTAGTCGAGTCTTGAACCTTTCAATACTACCATCAGATCTATACTTAACCTTATAGACCCATTTACATGGTAAAggtttctttccttttggtaattcAACTATTTCCCAAGTTTGGTTGGCCTCCAAGGCTTGAAGTTCTGTAGCCATTGCATCCTGCCAACAGGGATGTAAAGCTACTTGGGAGAAGTTTGTAGGTTCAATGATGTGAGAAATAGAGGTGAGAAGTGATTGATTTGTAGGAGAAAGGTCTGTGAAAGGTATGGTAGTAGGTGAGACCGGTGCTGCAAAACACAAATCTGTTAGAGCAGTCAAGTACACAGCATTACACACATAATATGCCAGATAAGATAGTAGATTGTGGTCCCTAGTGGATCTCCTTAGTGCAGGTTGAAGGGGAGTAGGAGATAGAGAAGAAGTGATCCTGGAGAAAGGAGATAAAATAGGAGTTGTTCTAGGTGATGCTATTAAAGGAGGGAGAGTAGAAATAAGACTGaattctgaagaagaagaagggtgaTTAGTCTGGAGGAAATAGTGAGTTTGGTCGGATATAGTAGAAACTTCTTTAGGGAAAATGAGTGGTTCACGTGTAGGAGAAGAAAAAAGGAATATATCCTCATAAAAAATTACATTTCTAGAAATGTAAATTATTCTAGATTGAAGATCTAATAGTTTGTATCCTTTCTTTCCAAAGGGATATCCTAGAAATGCACATTTGACTGATCTAGATTGAAGTTTTGATTTGTGATGAGGTAAAGTAGAAGCATAACATAGGCaaccaaaatattttaaaaaatcataAGTTGGATATTTTCCAAAAAGGACTTCAAAAGGTGTTTTGAAATTAAGCACTCTAGAAGGAAATCTATTGATTAAAAAGGTAGCAGTTAACAAACAATCACCCCAATACATAGTAGGGAGAGCAGACTGAAATAATAGAGCCCTACATGTCTCTAGAAGATATTTGTGTTTTTGTTcaaccactccattttgttgtggggtAGCAACACAAGAAGTTTGATGAAGGATTCCATTAGAggagaaattttttgaaaaaatggatGCTGATCCTAATTCCAAGGCATTATTTGAACgaatgattttaacttttcttGCAAACTACCTTTCCACCATTGCTATGAAAGATTGTAAGACTGAAAAAGCATTGCTTTTTGTTCTTAAAAGATAAGTCCAAGTTCCTCTACTATAGCCATCTACTCTGGTCAAGAAGTATATATAATTATCATGAGTTGGTACCTTGTAGGGTCCCCAGGTATCAACATGAATAAGTTGAAAAATTGAACTTGTGTTGATATTGCTTGAATGGAAAGGTATTTTTGTCTGCCTAGCTTGAGAACATATATCACAAGGAACATTAAACTTGGTTAGAGAAGAAAACTGAAAACTGGATATATTTTGCATACTAGATAGAGGCATATGCCCCAACCTTTTGTGTCATAGGCTTACATTAGAACTGACTCTAGCAGAACAAGAAACTAAATGTGAGACAAGATCTTTCCTAAGGTTATTACAAGCTGGATAAGACTGAAAAGCTGATGGACTTCCATAAGCTAGTCCAGAACTTAGAGAAGCCGGATTAAGTAGATATAGGCCTTCCTTCACTTCACCAATTATCACTGGCCTCTTCAGTGAAGGGCCCTGCAAGAATGTACCAAAAGATGAGAAAAGCAAGGTACATATGAGTTGTTGAGTGAGTTTGTGAACTGAAATTAGGTTAAATCTGAAATATGGAACATATAACACATTGTGTAGGGTTAAATCTGGCAGAACATGTACACTACCAACTTGACTGACCTTAACTTTGTATGAATTTGGGAGATTAACATACAGAGATTTGGTTAGATATTTCACATTGAATAAAATGGAATATTCAAAAGTCATATATTCTGAAGCCCCTGAATCTATTATCCAGGAGGTAGAATTCATGTAAGGGAAACAGGAAAGACAATATAGGTTAGGAGCAGTGATTGTTTTACCAGCACAGTTGGCACTAGTATTTGCATCAGAAATTTGCTCACCCTATTGGCAAACCTTCACCTGTTGAAGAAGCTGGTAGATCTGATTTAGCTGCTCTTGAGTGATGACTTTGTCTGCTGCATGTCCCTCCAATATGTTGACTGACTAGGTTGTGTTTTCTTCATTCATGATTGCTGCATTGCTGTGAGGACGTGCTTGATACCTTTTGGATTTGGTGAACTTGAAAGTTGAGGGAAACCCAATGATTCTATAGCATTTGTCAATGAAATGTCCAGGTTTCTTGCAATAGTTGCATATCAGGTTATGCATCTTTCCTTCAAAAGTGGTTTTGAACTTTCCTTCTCCAGTAGTATATTTCTGAAAAGTGATTTTCTGATTTTGTACCAGGAAAGCAGTCTCGACTGGGTGTAGTGCAACATAAATTTCCCTTTGCCTCTCATCTTGAATGAGAAGAGAGTATGCTTGATTGACACTAGGAAGAGGAATAATCATTAGAATGTTACTCCTTACAGCTGAGTAGGCATCATTAAGCCCCATGAGAAATTGGATGAGCCTACCATCTtgaaagaatttgaaagttctggACTTGCCTCCACAATCACACTCACAGGTGCAATGCACACAAGTATTCAAGGTATCAAACTCATCCCAAATCCTTTTCACCTTTGTATAATATCCTGCCACATCAGAGGTGCCTTGTACTAGATCACTCAACTCCTtttgtaactggtaaagttgagCACCATTGCATTGTCCAAATCTGACCTCAAGCTCTTTCCAAATGTCATTTGCAGTTTTAGAATAAAGGATATTTTCAGCTATGTCCTGAGACCGAGAGTTCAAAAGCCATGATATAACTATATCATTGCAACGATTCCACTACTTGAAGTCAGTGGAAGAGGCATCAGGTACAGAATAAGTTTCATCGATAAAACTAAGTTTACTCTTGGCAGAGAGTGCAATGACTATGGCTCTACGCCATCCTCCATATCCCTTTCC
This DNA window, taken from Nicotiana tabacum cultivar K326 chromosome 15, ASM71507v2, whole genome shotgun sequence, encodes the following:
- the LOC107775724 gene encoding putative protein phosphatase 2C 34 isoform X1; translation: MGVTKLEMGHFSSMFNGLARSLSLKKGRENSGNGNYNGTEAAEAMAKGAKKNDFILRSSGTVNVDGSKNLASVFSKRGEKGVNQDCVIVWEEFGCQEDMIFCGVFDGHGPWGHFVAKCVRDSMPSSLLSNWQEILSEASTDSDFDLDSDKFDIWKHSYTKACAAVDHELEQHPKIDSFYSGTTSLTILRQGEALFIANVGDSRAVLATMSEDGNLVPVQLTKDFKPNLPQEAERIKQCNGRVFCLDDEPGVHRLWLPEDESPGLAISRAFGDYCVKDFGLTSVPDVIERYITSKDQFVVLATDGVWDVISNQEAVQIVSSTPERAKAAKRLVQSAGCAWRHKRRGIAMDDISAIVLFFHSSPL
- the LOC107775724 gene encoding putative protein phosphatase 2C 34 isoform X2 produces the protein MGHFSSMFNGLARSLSLKKGRENSGNGNYNGTEAAEAMAKGAKKNDFILRSSGTVNVDGSKNLASVFSKRGEKGVNQDCVIVWEEFGCQEDMIFCGVFDGHGPWGHFVAKCVRDSMPSSLLSNWQEILSEASTDSDFDLDSDKFDIWKHSYTKACAAVDHELEQHPKIDSFYSGTTSLTILRQGEALFIANVGDSRAVLATMSEDGNLVPVQLTKDFKPNLPQEAERIKQCNGRVFCLDDEPGVHRLWLPEDESPGLAISRAFGDYCVKDFGLTSVPDVIERYITSKDQFVVLATDGVWDVISNQEAVQIVSSTPERAKAAKRLVQSAGCAWRHKRRGIAMDDISAIVLFFHSSPL